One Parageobacillus sp. KH3-4 genomic region harbors:
- a CDS encoding glycosyltransferase family 2 protein codes for MKIAVLIPCYNEEKTIGKVVSDFKRELPEAEIYVYDNNSKDKTSLIAAEHGAIVRKEFRQGKGNVVRSMFREIDADIYVMVDGDDTYPAEFVHQLIEPIKRGEANMVIGDRLSNGTYFQENKRPFHNFGNNLVKNLINFLYKSDIKDIMTGYRAFDKLFVKSMPVMSPGFEIETEMSIHALDKKFLIKEVAIDYRDRPEGSESKLNTFSDGWKVLKMIFTLFKDYKPFLFFSLWALLFFILGLAVGIPVVVEFIQTKFITRVPSAILAVGLMIFSLLSFACGLILDTVAAAHRKQYELELNRIYEQLRKRESNDVS; via the coding sequence ATGAAGATTGCCGTGCTTATCCCTTGTTACAATGAAGAAAAAACGATTGGCAAAGTCGTTAGCGATTTTAAACGCGAATTGCCGGAAGCGGAAATTTATGTGTATGACAATAATTCGAAGGATAAAACGTCATTAATCGCCGCTGAACATGGCGCCATTGTCCGCAAAGAATTTCGCCAAGGCAAAGGAAACGTCGTTCGGTCCATGTTTCGCGAAATCGACGCTGACATTTATGTCATGGTCGATGGGGATGATACGTACCCTGCCGAATTTGTTCATCAGCTAATTGAGCCAATTAAAAGAGGAGAAGCCAACATGGTGATTGGCGACCGGTTATCCAACGGGACATATTTTCAAGAAAACAAACGCCCGTTTCATAACTTTGGAAACAATCTCGTAAAAAACTTAATCAATTTTTTATATAAAAGCGACATTAAAGATATTATGACGGGCTACCGCGCCTTTGACAAATTATTTGTAAAATCAATGCCCGTTATGAGTCCAGGATTTGAAATCGAAACAGAAATGAGCATCCACGCGCTTGATAAAAAATTTCTTATTAAAGAAGTGGCGATTGATTACCGGGACCGTCCCGAAGGAAGCGAATCGAAGCTTAACACGTTTTCCGACGGATGGAAAGTGTTAAAAATGATTTTTACCTTATTTAAAGATTATAAGCCGTTCTTGTTCTTTTCATTATGGGCGCTGCTATTTTTCATTCTTGGGCTCGCCGTCGGCATCCCCGTCGTAGTTGAATTTATTCAAACGAAGTTTATTACCCGCGTTCCTTCCGCCATTTTAGCGGTAGGATTAATGATTTTCTCGTTGCTGTCATTTGCTTGCGGACTTATTTTAGACACAGTTGCCGCTGCGCATCGAAAGCAGTATGAACTTGAACTTAACAGAATATATGAACAATTGAGAAAGAGAGAAAGCAATGACGTCTCTTAA
- a CDS encoding N-acetylmuramoyl-L-alanine amidase, whose amino-acid sequence MLLQPLRLLLFCLLMLFCYSSAAYAETNSSAASSQGDLQKIQDFHQSSPFNAEASSTSFSASSTAKTVFADVPADHWAKKEIEFLYGRAIIQGYNENGVLRFHPNDNVTRAQAAKMIIKALGESEKPVTRARFKDVPPSHWAAGWIERAVEKGIFQGYPDGTFQPNAPLKRSQMSKIIALAFKLSEPSNMGNQQIFRDISPSYWAYPYIVKLYYHGISNGSENRFMPESYTSRAQFSAFVARALNKDFRLPVNSSVIATGKVTADTLNVRSAGSTSASVIGQLSYGTVVNVLDINGYWAKISYNGKTGYVHKSYLKLKNVNGNPVQGRIIVIDAGHGGTDPGTMNGKTYEKNIVLSVAQKVKQKLASAGAKVIMTRESDVYKTLEERVQIAKNNYAELFVSIHVNSASSSASGTETYYDTSKNPNGYESYLLAKAIQQQIVNNAGMKDRGVKDYDFYVIRNNTVPSVLVELGFITNSSDYQKLTSDNYQNIFAQSIYNGIVQYYSQ is encoded by the coding sequence ATGTTGTTGCAGCCGTTGCGATTGTTGTTATTTTGTTTGTTGATGCTGTTTTGCTACTCTTCGGCAGCCTATGCGGAAACCAATTCATCTGCCGCTTCTTCCCAAGGCGATTTGCAGAAAATCCAAGATTTTCACCAGTCGTCGCCGTTTAACGCGGAAGCCTCGAGCACTTCCTTTTCAGCCTCCTCCACCGCAAAAACGGTCTTTGCCGATGTGCCGGCTGACCATTGGGCAAAAAAGGAAATTGAATTTTTATACGGGCGCGCGATTATTCAAGGGTATAATGAAAACGGCGTATTGCGGTTTCACCCAAACGACAATGTAACGAGAGCACAGGCAGCGAAAATGATTATAAAAGCGTTAGGGGAAAGCGAAAAGCCTGTAACCCGTGCTCGTTTTAAAGATGTCCCTCCTTCTCATTGGGCGGCAGGATGGATTGAAAGAGCGGTGGAAAAAGGAATTTTTCAAGGATATCCAGATGGGACGTTTCAGCCAAACGCTCCTTTGAAACGGTCGCAAATGAGCAAAATTATCGCTCTTGCTTTTAAGTTGTCAGAACCTAGCAATATGGGAAACCAGCAGATTTTCCGCGATATTAGTCCAAGTTACTGGGCTTATCCGTACATCGTAAAACTGTATTATCATGGAATTTCTAACGGAAGCGAAAATCGGTTTATGCCAGAATCATATACATCAAGAGCGCAATTTTCCGCATTTGTCGCTCGCGCATTGAACAAAGATTTCCGTCTCCCGGTCAATAGTTCTGTGATTGCTACAGGGAAAGTGACTGCGGACACGTTAAATGTCCGTTCGGCTGGAAGCACTAGCGCTTCGGTGATTGGCCAGCTTTCTTATGGAACGGTGGTTAACGTTTTAGACATTAATGGATATTGGGCGAAAATTTCGTACAATGGCAAAACGGGATATGTACATAAGTCCTATTTGAAATTAAAAAATGTGAACGGCAATCCGGTACAAGGGCGCATTATTGTGATTGACGCCGGTCATGGTGGAACAGATCCAGGAACGATGAATGGAAAAACGTACGAAAAGAATATCGTTTTGTCTGTTGCGCAAAAAGTGAAACAGAAGCTCGCAAGCGCTGGAGCTAAAGTCATTATGACAAGAGAGAGCGATGTGTATAAAACGCTCGAGGAGCGGGTACAGATTGCAAAAAATAATTATGCGGAACTGTTTGTCAGCATCCATGTCAACTCGGCAAGCTCATCTGCGAGCGGTACGGAAACTTATTATGATACATCGAAAAATCCGAATGGCTATGAAAGCTATTTGTTGGCAAAAGCCATTCAGCAGCAAATCGTAAATAACGCTGGCATGAAGGATCGCGGCGTAAAAGACTATGATTTTTACGTCATCCGCAATAACACCGTTCCAAGTGTTCTGGTAGAACTCGGTTTTATCACAAACAGCAGCGATTACCAAAAATTAACTTCCGATAACTATCAAAATATTTTTGCGCAATCGATCTATAATGGCATTGTCCAATACTACAGCCAATGA
- a CDS encoding multidrug transporter — translation MGTIKSLLLLIFMTFLGALGGYYLKKAASQRIGLHVPFLAFFAAGVLLYGVSAILNIIVLQQLPYTVVFPLTSITYVWTFLLSSILLKETITRKKIAGVLFIIIGSIFLVL, via the coding sequence GTGGGGACGATTAAATCATTATTACTGCTTATCTTCATGACGTTTCTCGGCGCATTGGGAGGGTATTATTTAAAAAAAGCAGCAAGCCAGCGCATCGGACTTCACGTTCCGTTCCTTGCATTTTTTGCGGCCGGCGTACTGCTTTATGGCGTCAGCGCGATATTAAATATTATCGTATTACAGCAGCTTCCATATACAGTTGTATTTCCTCTGACATCGATCACATATGTTTGGACGTTTCTATTGTCATCCATTTTGTTGAAGGAAACGATCACGAGAAAAAAAATCGCCGGAGTGCTGTTCATCATTATCGGCTCTATTTTCCTTGTGCTGTAA
- a CDS encoding EamA family transporter, with protein MNAFIQSIKKNKIGIILILLASMGTASGQMFWKLSGGQWNRNLILGFLFYGIGAVLMTVAFRFGSLSVLHPLLSMGYVFALLLGVTFLDEHITAMRAMAVVLIVAGAVLIGGGDD; from the coding sequence ATGAACGCGTTTATTCAATCCATCAAGAAAAACAAAATTGGTATCATTCTCATTTTGCTGGCATCTATGGGCACAGCAAGCGGTCAGATGTTTTGGAAATTATCAGGAGGACAGTGGAACCGCAACTTAATTCTAGGGTTTCTATTTTACGGCATTGGCGCCGTTCTCATGACTGTCGCCTTCCGCTTCGGGAGCCTGTCCGTGCTCCACCCTCTTTTAAGCATGGGGTATGTGTTCGCGCTTCTTCTTGGCGTTACTTTTCTCGATGAACACATTACTGCGATGCGGGCAATGGCAGTCGTATTGATCGTCGCCGGCGCAGTCCTAATCGGGGGTGGGGACGATTAA
- a CDS encoding DUF6020 family protein, with protein sequence MLKNWISSAIAALASAICTICTILFFSPIHWSILAEGGVLFFLLFAAYYMVLQNKARLVASLSRAKRWVAGLFMLLFPLFAVISMKGEQTHLQHSSLFIKFLIYIGTYVSIFMLALFIASLILSVTPSRPNPNKKWGYIFVYAFPSLIVWTFYLIAFFPGAMTADSIFQWEQAHTGKFNDWHPVMYTLFIMLVTSIWDSPAAIGIAQIIIISLVIGYCLFELEKAGAPKWAVWTVSILFAVSPINGIYSITVWKDILYSTFILLFTTLICKLIMTNGNWLKRFPSLIFFTVTALGVVFFRHNGFVVCLASLIILFAVFRHLWKQWLLVLSLVVAIHYAVTGPLFTYLKVTPSDPNEALSIPTQQIARVITYNGKMTEQQAEYINKIMPLDLWKKLYNPYVTDPIKFSGYYNKQAIFPDHLSTYLRTWWEICRQNPRLVIEAMAKQTSLVWQMNEPKDGYTSMFVTNVFYGNKFGLKNEIISQPITKIVGAYLKLSETAGKPFIWRPAVYMFFIILFTFIAFLRNDRKAWLLPIAVLLNAGTVFIALPAQDFRYLYSNSLVFFIAFLFAFISYRNDVNKLSQK encoded by the coding sequence ATGTTGAAAAATTGGATTTCCAGCGCCATCGCGGCATTGGCGAGCGCCATATGTACTATATGTACTATTTTATTTTTTTCTCCCATTCATTGGAGCATCCTAGCAGAAGGGGGAGTCCTATTTTTCCTTCTATTTGCCGCTTACTATATGGTGCTTCAAAACAAAGCGCGCCTTGTTGCGTCTCTTTCCCGAGCCAAACGATGGGTAGCGGGGCTGTTTATGCTATTGTTTCCACTTTTCGCTGTCATCAGCATGAAAGGGGAACAAACGCATTTGCAGCACTCCTCGCTGTTTATAAAGTTCCTAATTTATATCGGAACTTATGTTAGTATATTTATGCTTGCTTTATTTATTGCTTCATTGATTCTGTCCGTAACCCCTAGCCGTCCTAATCCGAACAAAAAATGGGGGTACATCTTTGTCTATGCTTTCCCTTCGCTTATCGTTTGGACGTTTTATTTAATCGCCTTTTTCCCCGGCGCGATGACAGCGGATTCGATATTTCAGTGGGAACAAGCCCATACTGGAAAATTCAATGACTGGCATCCGGTCATGTACACGCTTTTTATCATGCTGGTAACATCCATATGGGACTCCCCGGCCGCGATCGGAATCGCGCAAATCATCATTATTTCGCTTGTTATTGGCTATTGCCTATTCGAATTAGAAAAAGCAGGGGCGCCGAAATGGGCAGTTTGGACTGTTTCCATTTTATTTGCCGTCAGCCCGATCAACGGCATTTATTCCATCACAGTCTGGAAAGATATTTTATACAGCACGTTTATTTTGCTGTTTACCACGCTAATATGCAAGCTTATTATGACAAATGGAAACTGGCTGAAGCGATTTCCATCTTTGATCTTTTTTACAGTCACAGCATTAGGAGTTGTTTTCTTCCGCCATAACGGATTCGTTGTCTGTTTAGCATCGTTGATAATATTGTTCGCGGTGTTTCGCCATCTATGGAAACAGTGGCTCCTTGTCCTTTCACTGGTGGTAGCCATTCATTATGCCGTAACAGGTCCTTTATTTACCTATTTGAAAGTGACGCCGTCTGATCCGAACGAAGCATTAAGCATTCCAACCCAGCAAATCGCCCGCGTTATCACGTATAATGGAAAAATGACCGAACAACAAGCCGAATATATCAATAAAATTATGCCATTAGACTTATGGAAAAAATTATACAATCCTTACGTGACCGATCCGATTAAATTTTCCGGCTACTATAATAAGCAAGCGATTTTCCCAGATCATCTTTCCACTTACTTGCGGACATGGTGGGAAATTTGCCGGCAAAATCCTAGACTCGTTATCGAGGCGATGGCCAAGCAAACTTCACTCGTCTGGCAAATGAACGAACCGAAGGACGGATACACGTCCATGTTCGTTACCAACGTTTTTTACGGAAACAAATTTGGCTTAAAAAACGAAATAATTTCTCAGCCAATAACCAAAATAGTAGGTGCATACTTAAAATTGTCAGAAACGGCAGGCAAACCGTTTATTTGGCGTCCGGCAGTATATATGTTCTTCATCATATTATTCACATTTATCGCCTTTTTGCGGAACGATCGAAAAGCTTGGCTTCTTCCGATTGCCGTGCTCCTCAACGCTGGGACAGTATTTATCGCCTTGCCGGCGCAAGATTTCCGTTACTTATATTCCAATTCACTCGTATTCTTTATCGCGTTTTTATTTGCATTTATTTCGTACCGCAACGATGTAAATAAGCTTTCACAGAAATGA
- a CDS encoding N-acetylglucosaminidase — MGIQTRKFAALLSILILLVSYAISPAYAASTSENASETANTYVQVSSESAPVKQAETNQLVGELTKETILKVIKLENNHVYIQWGTELAYLDDADVQNAVLSEPPTSYTYEDKTQPSYALAKEKAPIYAQNGKLIGYLMPEQQYPIFQELDDAFEIIIGNQLGYIKKSPFVSVIGANNKAAVDTEETKTTNAAPANVSETSQAEVKTKQPETNTTTITKSEDANQTAARASIASTVSTAETTSSQFTASTKYFRVTDEQVSIYDNSTGKLVQVGTLEKGQEFPRIKDYGNWHQIQFGTKYGYVWKGATVPSNGNSPMKTGSNAGGSMVFTATIDLPVYDNSTGSLIHIATIKKGQTYPVIRKFGENWYEVLISGRIGYVYKGGVQITPKEFKPTDRYFRVTVDQLAVYDNSTGKLVQVGTLEKGQEFPRIKDYGNWHQIKFGKGVAYVWKGSTEPSSGSSIRNANSAAPTGITFTTLVDVSVYDNSSGALVPFASIKKGVSYPVVKELGNWYGVDVSGRIGYVHKSAVKIPFKSTDRYFEVLEDRLPVYDNSTGKLIVVAYLEKGQIFPRLRDYGNWHEIKYGKGVAYVWKASTRPPFSVQLKNENKGLQPIDKYFLAKSDTPVYEDPNNTKTQFAIIKQGESYPIIREENNSVVIDIGGRIGYVWKEAIQIGPIIRYTTYNLTLDDMLNIQMQKNPQTDLYRNSPSYVHSNYVKVDKPGTFPTVGTVTATTLNVREGPSTSYWIVGTLKAGDVVQVIRKVGDWYEIKFGPWKNAKPEDVKAYLDPSRFSRDSKEYFQFLVLSESAGVPLNELNDKILAGKGILAGKGQAFIEAGQKYHINEIYLISHALLETGNGTSQLANGVLVSEVDGKPVTPKVVYNMYGLNAYDSCPVRCGAEYAYKKGWFTPEAAIIGGAEDIANRYINNPTYKQDTLYKMRWNPANPGVHQYATDIGWAVKQVSNISSLYALLDRYTLIFDVPVYK; from the coding sequence ATGGGAATACAGACAAGAAAATTCGCAGCTTTGCTATCGATTTTAATTTTGCTAGTTTCCTATGCCATTTCTCCGGCATATGCCGCCAGCACGTCAGAAAATGCTAGCGAAACAGCAAACACGTACGTTCAAGTATCAAGCGAATCGGCGCCAGTCAAACAAGCGGAAACGAATCAGCTAGTCGGAGAATTAACGAAAGAAACCATTTTGAAAGTTATAAAACTGGAAAACAACCACGTTTACATTCAGTGGGGAACCGAACTTGCTTATCTTGATGATGCAGATGTGCAAAATGCTGTTCTTTCCGAACCGCCAACAAGCTACACATATGAAGACAAAACGCAACCTTCATACGCGCTAGCGAAAGAAAAAGCACCCATTTACGCGCAAAACGGTAAACTAATCGGATATTTAATGCCGGAACAACAATATCCGATCTTTCAGGAACTTGATGATGCATTTGAAATCATTATTGGAAACCAACTTGGATACATAAAAAAATCCCCGTTTGTTTCTGTAATAGGCGCAAACAATAAAGCAGCGGTCGATACCGAAGAAACAAAAACCACAAACGCCGCTCCGGCAAACGTCTCAGAAACAAGCCAGGCAGAAGTGAAAACAAAACAGCCAGAAACAAATACCACAACGATTACTAAAAGCGAAGACGCTAATCAAACAGCGGCGCGGGCTTCCATTGCATCAACTGTATCAACAGCGGAAACGACATCCTCCCAATTTACGGCGAGCACGAAATATTTTCGCGTTACTGACGAGCAAGTAAGCATCTATGACAATAGCACAGGAAAACTCGTGCAAGTCGGCACACTAGAAAAAGGACAAGAGTTTCCAAGAATAAAAGATTACGGGAATTGGCATCAAATTCAATTTGGCACAAAATATGGTTACGTTTGGAAAGGGGCAACAGTTCCTTCGAACGGAAACAGCCCGATGAAAACAGGCAGCAACGCGGGAGGAAGCATGGTATTTACCGCTACGATCGATTTGCCTGTATATGACAATTCAACTGGTTCGCTTATTCACATCGCTACGATTAAAAAAGGACAAACTTATCCCGTTATTCGCAAGTTCGGAGAAAATTGGTACGAAGTTTTAATCTCTGGAAGAATCGGTTACGTCTATAAGGGCGGTGTACAAATCACCCCTAAAGAATTCAAACCTACTGACCGTTACTTCCGCGTCACCGTCGATCAACTAGCTGTCTATGACAATAGCACAGGAAAACTCGTACAAGTCGGCACACTGGAGAAAGGACAAGAATTTCCAAGAATAAAAGATTACGGAAACTGGCATCAAATTAAGTTCGGAAAAGGAGTCGCGTATGTTTGGAAAGGTTCAACAGAGCCTTCCAGCGGTTCTTCCATCCGAAACGCCAATTCGGCTGCGCCAACGGGCATAACTTTTACAACGTTGGTTGATGTTTCAGTATACGATAATTCATCTGGAGCGCTAGTTCCATTCGCTTCCATTAAAAAAGGAGTCAGCTATCCGGTCGTAAAAGAATTGGGGAATTGGTATGGTGTCGACGTATCGGGACGGATTGGTTATGTCCATAAAAGTGCCGTAAAGATTCCATTCAAAAGCACAGACCGGTATTTTGAAGTGCTTGAAGACCGTCTTCCTGTCTATGACAACAGCACAGGAAAATTAATTGTCGTAGCTTACTTGGAAAAAGGGCAAATATTCCCTCGCCTGCGCGACTACGGAAACTGGCATGAAATCAAATATGGAAAAGGGGTCGCATATGTTTGGAAAGCATCGACAAGACCTCCATTTTCCGTTCAACTAAAAAATGAAAATAAAGGACTCCAGCCAATAGACAAATACTTTCTGGCAAAATCCGATACGCCTGTTTACGAAGATCCAAATAACACAAAAACACAGTTCGCAATCATCAAACAAGGGGAAAGCTATCCAATCATCCGCGAGGAAAATAATTCCGTCGTCATCGACATCGGCGGACGAATCGGTTATGTGTGGAAAGAAGCCATCCAAATTGGTCCGATTATTCGTTACACAACCTATAATTTAACACTAGATGATATGCTAAACATTCAAATGCAAAAAAATCCACAAACCGACTTATACCGAAACAGTCCGTCTTACGTACATTCCAATTATGTAAAAGTTGATAAACCGGGGACGTTTCCAACAGTCGGAACGGTCACAGCCACTACGTTAAACGTCCGGGAAGGACCAAGCACATCCTACTGGATCGTAGGGACGTTAAAAGCCGGGGACGTCGTGCAAGTGATCAGAAAAGTGGGAGACTGGTATGAAATTAAGTTTGGACCTTGGAAAAACGCAAAACCGGAAGATGTCAAAGCCTATCTCGATCCTAGCCGATTCAGCCGCGACAGCAAAGAATATTTTCAGTTTCTTGTCCTATCAGAAAGCGCTGGTGTACCATTAAACGAGTTAAATGACAAAATTTTGGCAGGCAAAGGTATCCTCGCTGGAAAAGGACAAGCATTTATCGAAGCAGGGCAAAAATATCACATTAATGAAATTTACCTTATTTCACACGCTCTCCTTGAAACAGGAAACGGCACTTCCCAATTAGCAAATGGCGTGTTAGTGAGCGAGGTCGATGGGAAGCCAGTCACGCCAAAAGTGGTATATAACATGTACGGATTGAATGCTTATGACAGCTGCCCAGTCCGTTGCGGAGCCGAGTACGCTTATAAGAAAGGCTGGTTCACTCCGGAAGCAGCGATTATCGGCGGGGCTGAGGACATCGCCAACCGATATATTAACAATCCAACGTATAAGCAGGATACGCTATACAAAATGAGATGGAATCCAGCCAACCCAGGTGTACATCAATACGCAACCGACATTGGCTGGGCGGTTAAACAAGTGTCCAATATTAGTTCACTGTATGCTTTGTTAGACCGATACACGCTTATTTTTGATGTGCCGGTTTATAAATGA
- a CDS encoding S8 family serine peptidase, with protein sequence MRNPLLFMLCLLIGFIFFFEKDVHGQSLSEWLVYFQSEKGYSLFMEKYGDRVKDQEKEKQWVVKALFTKEEIDEIQKLSIVSKVEPNYQKSLASSIIFNDPFFSQQWGINKIDILSVAPEFHERNILLGKQIATSQGAMAYEGQPLHTLSFSILSEEEMKLSRLSVTVDHVEGLWTLKVMDENGNVLAQNSGNLSTLDVLLPKTKTYKALQIDIQANRWEKLPVITNMTAVNHVLVAVIDTGAALHKDFCGNVLHSLGKDYVHPGRLALDDHGHGTHVTGIIAACANNHEGIVGTAGFAPVDVVPFKVLDREGTGGDFEIAKAVNDAVSMGADVINLSLAGKGKTLVLEQAVQNAIQHHVVVVAAAGNWGSSLQDVYPASYPGVIAVAAVDENNQIVPYSDYGWKLDISAPGENILSTYINNEYRTLSGTSMATPFVSSVAALLKATDPRLDDIQIRKRLFESAEDIQEKGYDIHSGYGVVQAAKAIHLPYSEAVDWLTIKSGQPISFSEQQLLGISKGLIGKDVYVFIDDQLVEKRNVEDRLLSFALPNVPSARNEKKLTVVGADHAGEVAAFDERWVNSTSSASASFSDVPPSFWAYEEIQTAYREKWINGFTDHTFRPNALLTRRHAVMMMNRLFQWRPQQIRSPFLDTPLTLAGAVPIYAAYGQRVVKGYDDGHFYPERFVTRAQMAVMLARALKLSENSFSGTPYAFKDMEGNFAYYAVQQLADKGIVTKQPYFRPNEFLTRAQFAAMLARTYQYMLNKK encoded by the coding sequence ATGCGGAATCCTTTGTTATTTATGCTTTGCTTATTAATTGGCTTTATATTCTTTTTTGAAAAAGACGTGCACGGCCAGTCGTTATCTGAATGGTTGGTTTATTTCCAGAGTGAAAAAGGTTATTCGCTATTTATGGAAAAATACGGAGATAGAGTAAAAGATCAAGAGAAAGAGAAGCAATGGGTAGTAAAAGCTCTGTTTACTAAGGAGGAAATCGACGAAATTCAAAAGCTTTCCATCGTCTCAAAGGTGGAACCAAATTATCAAAAATCGCTTGCTTCTTCTATTATTTTTAATGATCCTTTTTTTTCTCAACAATGGGGGATCAATAAAATTGATATATTGTCCGTGGCACCTGAGTTTCACGAACGCAATATTTTGCTAGGAAAACAAATCGCAACTTCCCAAGGTGCGATGGCATATGAAGGACAGCCATTACATACGCTAAGCTTTTCGATTTTGTCAGAGGAAGAAATGAAACTGTCCCGTTTATCGGTCACGGTTGATCATGTTGAGGGCCTGTGGACGCTTAAAGTGATGGATGAGAACGGAAATGTGCTCGCGCAAAATAGCGGCAATTTATCCACGCTAGATGTGTTGTTACCGAAAACCAAAACGTATAAGGCGCTACAAATCGATATTCAAGCGAATCGATGGGAAAAGCTGCCGGTTATCACTAATATGACAGCGGTGAATCATGTGCTTGTTGCTGTCATTGATACAGGGGCGGCGCTGCATAAAGACTTTTGCGGAAACGTTCTTCATAGTTTAGGGAAAGATTATGTTCATCCGGGAAGGCTGGCGTTGGACGACCATGGACATGGTACGCATGTGACGGGAATTATCGCTGCTTGTGCGAATAATCATGAGGGAATTGTTGGAACAGCGGGTTTTGCTCCTGTCGACGTTGTTCCTTTCAAGGTGCTTGATCGTGAAGGGACGGGAGGTGATTTTGAGATTGCCAAAGCTGTCAATGACGCTGTATCGATGGGGGCGGATGTCATTAATTTAAGCTTGGCTGGGAAAGGAAAGACGCTTGTTTTGGAACAAGCGGTTCAAAATGCGATTCAACATCATGTTGTTGTCGTAGCGGCTGCAGGCAATTGGGGGAGTTCACTACAGGATGTTTATCCTGCGTCATACCCAGGAGTGATTGCTGTTGCGGCGGTAGACGAAAACAATCAAATTGTCCCTTATTCAGACTACGGATGGAAGCTGGATATTAGCGCACCTGGTGAAAATATTCTCAGTACCTATATTAATAACGAATACCGGACGTTAAGCGGAACTTCCATGGCCACGCCTTTTGTGTCGAGCGTGGCGGCGTTATTAAAGGCAACGGACCCGCGCTTGGATGACATACAAATTCGCAAGCGGCTATTTGAGTCAGCGGAGGATATACAAGAAAAAGGATATGATATTCATTCGGGATATGGCGTGGTGCAAGCAGCGAAAGCCATTCATCTTCCGTACAGCGAAGCGGTTGACTGGTTGACGATCAAAAGCGGCCAGCCGATTTCGTTTTCGGAACAGCAGCTTCTCGGCATCTCGAAAGGATTGATTGGCAAGGATGTGTATGTATTTATCGACGATCAGTTAGTAGAAAAAAGAAACGTGGAAGATCGTTTGCTTTCCTTTGCATTGCCTAATGTGCCGTCGGCTAGGAATGAGAAAAAGCTGACGGTTGTTGGCGCGGATCATGCTGGAGAGGTAGCTGCTTTTGATGAGCGCTGGGTGAATTCGACGTCATCTGCGTCCGCTTCCTTTTCTGATGTCCCGCCATCATTTTGGGCATATGAAGAAATTCAAACGGCGTACCGTGAAAAATGGATTAACGGTTTTACCGATCATACATTTCGTCCTAACGCTTTGTTAACGCGGCGGCACGCCGTGATGATGATGAATCGGTTGTTTCAATGGCGACCGCAGCAAATCCGATCCCCTTTCCTCGATACGCCGTTGACATTGGCAGGGGCGGTGCCGATTTACGCTGCATATGGCCAGCGTGTTGTGAAAGGATATGATGATGGACATTTTTATCCGGAACGGTTTGTGACGAGGGCGCAAATGGCGGTGATGCTGGCAAGAGCATTAAAATTAAGCGAAAACTCATTTTCCGGCACTCCTTATGCATTTAAAGACATGGAGGGGAATTTTGCTTATTATGCGGTGCAGCAGCTGGCAGATAAAGGAATTGTCACGAAGCAGCCGTATTTTCGCCCAAATGAGTTTCTTACTCGCGCTCAATTTGCGGCGATGCTTGCAAGAACATATCAATATATGCTGAACAAAAAGTAA